A window of Ipomoea triloba cultivar NCNSP0323 chromosome 2, ASM357664v1 contains these coding sequences:
- the LOC116010313 gene encoding probable cyclic nucleotide-gated ion channel 20, chloroplastic, translating into MAASEKDVVPMLSATDSQTDESDEHGYHRRFSSRARSASMSIPANSMESYYTENALLGFTGPLRNERRTPFVQMSGPLYGGHKPESNLRPSQVTLGRKSTGLTMEKYPSVAGRESNGWANDDYFGKNEHLLRSGQLGMCNDPYCTTCPAIDILNAQKKKSKPSEIYDHKFHNMIYGDAKGCAKKICSFLSSRIPGVMNPHTKVVQWWNKFFAISCLFAVFIDPLFLFLLTVNKDNKCIVLNWPLTTTIVILRSLTDFIHLINMLLQFRLAYVNPESRVVGAGDLVDHPKKIALHYLKGYFVIDFFIILPFPQIIILLILPRSMRSGANFAKNLLRAAILVQYVPRLFRFLPLIAGQSSSGFIFESAWANFVINLLTFVLAGHVVGSCWYLFGLQRVNQCLRDACHDSHIEYCRRFIDCGHSYSAREFSNYSSWSNWTRNVNATACFDKDYKDGYYGIYGQAVNLTTKHSIVTRYVYSLFWGFQQISTLAGNQVPSYFEWEVLFTMGIIGLGLLLFALLIGNMQNFLQSLGRRQLEMSLRRRDVEQWMSHRRLSDDLRRRVRQAERYTWAATRGVNEERLLENLPEDIQRDIRRHLFRFVKKVHIFAMLDEPILDAICERLRQKTYIKGSRVLYQGGLIDKMVFIIRGNMESTGEDGNATILSEGDACGEELLSWCLEHSSVNKDRRKIRIPGHRLLSNRGVECLTNVEAFILRAADIEEVTSLFARFLRSPRVQGAIRYASPYWRGRAARCIQVAWRYRKKRQSRADGASPQHSLLRDENLFINL; encoded by the exons ATGGCTGCTTCTGAGAAAGATGTAGTACCAATGTTATCAGCCACAGATTCACAGACTGATGAAAGTGATGAACATGGATATCATCGAAGGTTTTCCTCTAGGGCAAGGAGTGCATCAATGTCTATTCCAGCGAACTCCATGGAGTCATATTATACTGAAAATGCTCTTCTTGGATTTACTGGTCCCCTGAGAAATGAAAGGCGGACTCCTTTTGTACAGATGAGTGGGCCCTTGTATGGTGGCCACAAGCCTGAGAGCAACCTTAGACCATCTCAAGTAACTTTAGGACGCAAGTCAACTGGACTAACAATGGAAAAATATCCTTCTGTGGCTGGGAGGGAATCAAATGGTTGGGCCAATGATGACTATTTCGGGAAAAATGAACATCTCTTAAGATCTGGGCAGCTGGGAATGTGCAATGATCCATACTGCACGACATGCCCAGCCATAGACATCTTAAATGCGCAGAAGAAAAAGTCAAAACCATCAGAGATATATGATCACAAG TTCCATAATATGATATATGGAGACGCAAAAGGTTGTGCGAAgaaaatttgttcttttttgtCTTCACGCATTCCAGGTGTCATGAATCCACATACTAAGGTGGTGCAATGGTGGAACAAATTCTTTGCCATCTCATGCTTATTTGCAGTTTTCATAGATCCCTTGTTCTTGTTTTTGCTGACTGTGAATAAG GATAACAAATGCATAGTACTAAACTGGCCCCTGACAACCACAATTGTGATTTTAAGGAGCTTGACTGATTTCATACACTTAATAAACATGCTTCTTCAG TTCAGGTTGGCTTATGTTAATCCTGAATCCAGGGTTGTCGGAGCAGGTGATTTAGTTGATCACCCCAAGAAAATCGCTCTCCATTACCTTAAAGGATATTTTGTTATTGATTTCTTTATTATATTGCCATTTCCTCAG ATCATTATATTGTTGATTTTACCTAGATCAATGAGGTCTGGTGCAAATTTTGCAAAAAACCTTTTGCGAGCAGCAATTTTGGTTCAATATGTGCCTAGATTGTTTCGGTTTCTGCCTTTGATCGCGGGGCAGTCTTCAAGTGGCTTCATTTTCGAGTCAGCATGGGCTAACTTTGTGATAAATCTTCTAACTTTTGTGTTGGCTGGCCATGTCGTTGGGTCATGTTGGTACCTTTTTGGCTTACAG AGGGTGAACCAATGTCTTCGTGATGCGTGTCATGATTCGCATATAGAATACTGCCGGCGCTTCATTGACTGTGGGCATAGTTACTCCGCCCGAGAATTCTCAAATTATTCATCATGGTCTAACTGGACAAGAAATGTAAATGCAACTGCTTGCTTTGACAAGGATTACAAGGATGGTTATTATGGAATATATGGCCAGGCAGTCAATCTCACCACAAAGCATAGTATTGTTACGAGATACGTTTACTCGTTGTTTTGGGGCTTTCAG CAAATAAGTACACTTGCTGGGAATCAAGTTCCAAGTTATTTTGAGTGGGAAGTTCTTTTCACTATGGGCATTATTGGATTGGGTCTTCTACTTTTTGCTCTACTCATTGGAAACATGCAAAACTTTCTACAGTCGCTTGGTCGCAG GCAGTTGGAAATGTCACTGAGGCGTCGTGATGTTGAGCAGTGGATGAGCCATCGGCGCTTGTCAGATGATTTAAGAAG GCGAGTTCGACAAGCTGAACGCTATACTTGGGCAGCTACAAGAGGGGTCAATGAAGAAAGGCTGTTAGAGAATCTACCTGAAGACATCCAAAGAGATATAAGAAGGCATCTGTTTAGATTTGTCAAGAAG GTCCACATTTTTGCAATGCTAGATGAGCCAATCTTAGATGCCATTTGTGAAAGATTAAGACAAAAGACATATATAAAAGGAAGCAGAGTTTTGTACCAAGGTGGTCTCATCGACAAGATGGTTTTCATCATCCGGGGAAACATGGAAAGCACCGGAGAGGATGGAAATGCGACCATATTGTCTGAAGGGGATGCTTGTGGGGAAGAACTACTCTCATGGTGCCTAGAGCATTCTTCTGTAAATAAAG ATAGAAGAAAGATCAGAATTCCAGGACACAGGCTGCTTAGTAATCGGGGTGTCGAGTGCCTAACCAACGTCGAAGCATTTATATTGCGGGCAGCAGATATTGAAGAAGTCACTTCTCTGTTTGCAAGATTTTTGAGGAGCCCGCGGGTTCAAGGTGCCATAAG gTATGCATCTCCTTATTGGAGAGGTCGTGCAGCAAGGTGCATTCAAGTTGCATGGAGATATAGGAAGAAGCGTCAAAGTCGTGCAGATGGCGCCAGCCCACAACATTCTCTTCTTAGAGACGAAAATCTGTTCATCAACTTGTAG
- the LOC116010314 gene encoding probable cyclic nucleotide-gated ion channel 20, chloroplastic, with product MAASEKDVVPILSATDSQTDESDDNRYHRRFSSRARSASLPIPANSMESYYTENALLGFTGPLRNERRTPLVQMSGPLYVSHKPESNLRPSQVTLGRMSTGPTMEKYPSVAGRESNGWANDDYSGQNEHLLRSGQLGMCNDPYLAIDILNEQNKKSKSSEIYDHKFHNMIYGDAKGWTKKICSFLSSQIPGVMNPHTKVVQRWNKFFAISCLFAVFIDPLFLFLLTVNKDNKCIVLNWPLTTTVVILRSLTDFIYLIHMLLQFRLAYVNPESRVFGAGDLVDHPKSIVLHYLKGYFFIDIFIILPFPQIIILLILPRSMRSGANFAAAILVQYVPRLFRFLPLITGRSSSGFIFESAWANFVKNFLTFVLAGHVVGSCWYLFGLQRVNQCLRDACHDSQIEHCRDFIDCGHSYSRDFSWHNWTTNVNATACLNKDYKDGYYGIYGQAVNLTTKDSIVTRYVYSLFWGFQQISTLAGNQVPSYFEWEVLFTMGIIGLGILLFALLIGNMQNFLQSLDRSYTLLEMSLRRRDVEQWMSHQGLSNDLRRRVRQAERYTWAVTRGVNEERLLEDLPEDIQRDIRRHLFKYIKKVHIFAWLDDPILDAICERVRQKKYIRGSRVLYQGGLIDKMVFITRGKMESTGEDGNATILSEGDACGKELLTWCLEHSSVNKDGKKIRIPGSRLLSNRGVECLTNVEAFILRAADIEEVTSRFARFLRSPRVQGAIRYASPYWRGHAARCIQVAWRYRKKRQSRADGARPQHSVRNKNLLRSSTCRL from the exons ATGGCTGCTTCTGAGAAAGATGTAGTACCAATATTATCAGCCACAGATTCACAAACTGATGAAAGTGATGACAATAGATATCATCGGAGGTTTTCCTCTAGGGCAAGGAGTGCATCGCTGCCTATTCCAGCGAACTCCATGGAGTCATATTATACTGAAAATGCTCTTCTTGGATTTACTGGTCCCCTGAGGAATGAAAGGCGGACTCCTTTAGTACAGATGAGTGGGCCCTTGTATGTTAGCCACAAGCCTGAGAGCAACCTTAGACCGTCTCAAGTAACTTTAGGACGTATGTCAACTGGACCAACAATGGAAAAATATCCTTCTGTTGCTGGCAGGGAATCAAATGGTTGGGCCAATGATGACTATTCTGGGCAAAATGAACATCTCTTAAGATCTGGGCAACTGGGAATGTGCAACGATCCATACCTAGCCATTGACATCTTAAATGAGCAGAACAAAAAGTCAAAATCATCAGAGATATATGATCACAAG TTCCATAATATGATATATGGAGACGCAAAAGGTTGGACGAAgaaaatttgttcttttttgtCTTCACAAATTCCAGGTGTCATGAATCCACATACTAAGGTGGTGCAACGGTGGAACAAATTCTTTGCCATCTCATGCTTATTTGCAGTTTTCATAGATCCCTTGTTCTTGTTTTTGCTGACTGTGAATAAG GATAACAAATGCATAGTACTAAACTGGCCCCTGACGACCACAGTTGTGATTTTAAGGAGCTTGACTGATTTCATATACTTAATACACATGCTTCTTCAG TTCAGGTTGGCTTATGTTAATCCTGAATCCAGGGTTTTCGGAGCAGGTGATTTAGTTGATCACCCCAAGAGTATCGTTCTCCATTACCTTAaaggatatttttttattgatatCTTTATTATATTGCCATTTCCTCAG ATCATTATATTGTTGATTTTACCTAGATCAATGAGATCTGGTGCAAATTTTGCAGCAGCAATTTTGGTTCAATATGTGCCTAGATTGTTTCGGTTTCTGCCTTTGATCACGGGGCGGTCTTCAAGTGGCTTCATATTCGAGTCAGCATGGGCTAACTTTGTGaaaaattttttaacttttgtgTTGGCTGGCCATGTCGTTGGGTCATGTTGGTACCTTTTTGGCTTACAG AGGGTGAACCAATGTCTTCGTGATGCGTGTCATGATTCGCAAATAGAACACTGCCGGGACTTCATTGACTGTGGGCATAGTTACTCCCGAGATTTCTCATGGCATAACTGGACAACAAATGTAAATGCAACCGCTTGCCTTAACAAGGATTACAAGGATGGTTATTATGGAATATATGGCCAGGCAGTCAATCTCACCACAAAGGATAGTATTGTTACTAGATACGTTTACTCGTTGTTTTGGGGCTTTCAG CAAATAAGTACACTTGCTGGGAATCAAGTTCCAAGTTATTTTGAGTGGGAAGTTCTTTTCACTATGGGCATTATTGGATTGGGTATTCTACTTTTTGCTCTACTCATTGGAAACATGCAAAACTTTCTACAGTCACTTGATCGCAG TTACACCCTGTTGGAAATGTCACTGAGGCGTCGTGATGTTGAGCAGTGGATGAGCCACCAGGGCTTGTCGAATGACTTAAGAAG GCGAGTTCGACAAGCTGAACGCTATACTTGGGCAGTTACGAGAGGGGTCAATGAAGAAAGGCTGTTAGAGGATCTACCTGAAGACATCCAAAGAGATATACGAAGGCATCTGTTTAAATATATCAAGAAG GTCCACATTTTTGCATGGCTAGATGATCCAATCTTAGATGCCATTTGTGAAAGAGTAAGACAAAAGAAGTATATAAGAGGAAGCAGAGTTTTGTACCAAGGTGGTCTCATCGACAAGATGGTTTTCATCACCCGAGGAAAGATGGAAAGCACCGGAGAGGATGGAAATGCGACCATATTGTCTGAAGGGGATGCTTGTGGGAAAGAACTCCTCACATGGTGCCTAGAGCATTCTTCCGTAAATAAAG ATGGAAAAAAGATCAGAATTCCAGGAAGCAGGCTGCTTAGTAATCGGGGTGTCGAGTGCCTAACCAACGTCGAAGCATTTATATTGCGGGCAGCAGATATTGAAGAAGTCACTTCTCGGTTTGCAAGATTTTTGAGGAGCCCGCGGGTTCAAGGTGCCATaag gTATGCATCTCCTTATTGGAGAGGTCATGCAGCAAGGTGCATTCAAGTTGCATGGAGATATAGGAAGAAGCGTCAAAGTCGTGCAGATGGTGCCAGGCCACAACATTCTGTTAGAAACAAAAATCTGTTACGTTCATCAACTTGTAGACTGTAA